The following are encoded in a window of Massilia sp. R2A-15 genomic DNA:
- a CDS encoding sorbosone dehydrogenase family protein, which produces MKKTIQLTCLAFALSAIGGSAMAQTYAVGFGPNPVLPAPEKNLLPTVNVAPAEGWPSGGKPVAAAGLSVSAYASGLAHPRWIYVLPNGDVLVAETNKPVPQEKEPTTIKGTVMKMEMKKAGAGVSSPNRITLLRGVGANGMAATKTVFMEGLNSPFGMALVGNELFIANADAIVKVPYKTGDTAITAKPVKVADLPAGMNHHWTKNLVASKDGKYLYASVGSNSNIAENGMDKEDGRAAIWQFDRATGKGRVFASGLRNPVGMAWNPQSGMLWTSVNERDELGNDLVPDYMTSVKDGAFYGWPYSYYGQHVDTRVKPQKPDMVAKAIPPDYALGAHTASLGLAFYDGALIPAFKNGALVGQHGSWNRKPFSGYKMIYVPFADGKPSGPPQDVLTGFMSPEGHTWGRPVGVAVDKAGAILLADDVGNIIWRVTPAAK; this is translated from the coding sequence ATGAAGAAGACCATCCAGCTCACCTGCCTGGCGTTCGCGCTGTCGGCCATCGGCGGCTCCGCCATGGCGCAAACTTACGCGGTCGGCTTCGGCCCGAATCCGGTCCTGCCGGCGCCTGAAAAGAACCTGCTCCCGACCGTCAACGTGGCGCCGGCCGAAGGCTGGCCGAGTGGCGGCAAGCCGGTGGCGGCCGCGGGCCTGAGCGTCAGTGCCTACGCCAGCGGCCTGGCGCATCCGCGCTGGATCTACGTGCTACCGAACGGCGACGTGCTGGTGGCCGAGACCAACAAGCCGGTGCCGCAGGAAAAAGAGCCGACCACCATCAAGGGCACGGTCATGAAGATGGAGATGAAGAAGGCTGGCGCAGGCGTCTCGTCACCCAACCGCATCACGCTGCTGCGCGGCGTCGGCGCGAACGGCATGGCGGCCACCAAGACCGTCTTCATGGAAGGCCTGAACTCGCCGTTCGGCATGGCGCTGGTCGGCAATGAGCTGTTCATCGCCAACGCCGACGCGATCGTCAAGGTGCCGTACAAGACCGGCGACACCGCCATCACCGCGAAGCCGGTGAAGGTGGCCGACCTTCCGGCCGGGATGAACCACCACTGGACCAAGAACCTCGTCGCCAGCAAGGACGGCAAGTATCTGTATGCGTCGGTCGGCTCGAACAGCAACATCGCCGAAAACGGCATGGACAAGGAAGACGGCCGCGCCGCCATCTGGCAGTTCGACCGCGCCACCGGCAAAGGCCGCGTGTTCGCCTCGGGCCTGCGCAACCCGGTCGGCATGGCGTGGAATCCGCAAAGCGGCATGCTGTGGACCAGCGTGAACGAGCGCGACGAGTTGGGCAACGACCTGGTGCCCGACTACATGACGTCGGTGAAGGACGGCGCCTTCTACGGCTGGCCGTACAGCTACTACGGCCAGCACGTCGATACCCGCGTCAAGCCGCAAAAGCCCGACATGGTCGCCAAGGCGATCCCGCCGGACTACGCGCTCGGCGCGCACACCGCCTCGCTGGGACTGGCGTTCTACGACGGCGCGCTGATTCCGGCGTTTAAAAATGGCGCGCTGGTGGGCCAGCATGGCTCGTGGAACCGGAAGCCCTTCTCCGGCTACAAAATGATTTACGTGCCGTTCGCCGACGGCAAGCCAAGCGGCCCGCCGCAGGACGTGCTGACCGGCTTCATGAGCCCGGAAGGACATACCTGGGGGCGTCCGGTCGGCGTCGCGGTCGACAAGGCCGGCGCCATCCTGCTGGCCGACGATGTGGGCAACATCATCTGGCGCGTCACCCCGGCCGCCAAATAA
- a CDS encoding OsmC family protein — translation MIIKKTGSAVWSGGLKDGVGSVSTQTGVLDKAPYGFNARFEGGKGTNPEELIAAAHAGCFTMALSGVLEKAGFKATEMNTTATVSLEKVGGGFAINAVHLALTAKVPGATDEQFQTAAHDAKQNCPVSKLMNANITLDAKLHT, via the coding sequence ATGATCATCAAGAAAACCGGCAGCGCCGTCTGGAGCGGCGGCTTGAAGGACGGCGTCGGCAGCGTTTCGACCCAGACCGGCGTGCTCGATAAGGCGCCGTATGGCTTCAATGCGCGCTTCGAAGGCGGCAAGGGCACCAATCCGGAAGAACTGATTGCGGCCGCGCACGCCGGCTGCTTCACGATGGCGCTGTCCGGCGTGCTGGAAAAGGCCGGCTTCAAGGCCACCGAGATGAACACGACGGCGACGGTGTCGCTGGAAAAGGTCGGCGGCGGCTTTGCGATCAACGCGGTGCACCTGGCGCTCACGGCCAAGGTCCCGGGCGCGACCGACGAGCAGTTCCAGACCGCGGCGCACGACGCCAAGCAGAACTGCCCAGTGTCGAAGCTGATGAACGCAAACATCACGCTGGACGCGAAGCTGCACACGTAA
- the gloA gene encoding lactoylglutathione lyase, whose protein sequence is MRILHTMLRVGDLQRSIDFYTTVLGMKLLRTSDNPEYKYTLAFVGYGTNPDHAELELTYNYGQDKYEMGTAYGHIAISADDIYKACELVKANGGNVTREPGPVKGGSTVIAFVTDPDGYKVELIERKDGARGAGLNAG, encoded by the coding sequence ATGCGCATCCTGCACACCATGCTACGGGTCGGCGACCTGCAGCGCTCCATCGATTTCTACACCACGGTGCTCGGCATGAAGCTGCTGCGCACCAGCGACAACCCCGAGTACAAGTACACGCTGGCGTTCGTCGGCTACGGCACCAATCCGGATCATGCGGAGCTGGAGCTGACCTACAACTACGGCCAGGACAAGTACGAGATGGGCACCGCGTACGGCCACATCGCCATTTCGGCGGACGACATCTACAAGGCGTGCGAGCTGGTGAAGGCGAATGGCGGCAACGTCACGCGCGAGCCAGGGCCCGTCAAGGGCGGCAGTACGGTGATCGCGTTCGTCACAGATCCGGACGGCTACAAGGTGGAGCTCATCGAGCGCAAGGACGGCGCGCGCGGGGCCGGTTTGAACGCGGGATAA
- a CDS encoding TolC family outer membrane protein has product MQKPLIAALIASAFVSFNAHAADLIQVYQQALANDAVYASARASLAAGRERVPQGRAGLLPTVGASGSYSRVDNSNDPFNVGSTVTSPVTGQPTVVRGSAANYNSNQYTLSLSQPLFRWDRFEAYEQSKLAQAISEAQFAQAQQDLITRVSQAYFDVLAAQDTLESTRAQKTATTEQLASAKRNFEVGTQTITDTHEAQAAYDLVVAQEFAAVNDLENKKSALQAIIGTAPSMLAPLKTGVALAAPQPAAIEPWVSSAENQNYSVMVSQLSLETAKREIKRNRAGHYPTLDLVASSLHIKNSGQTPQSGLTVNNAIGVQWSVPIFSGFAVTSKVREAIALEDKARNDLENTRRTAAQAARQSYLGVNSGLAQVKALEAAEISSQSALDSNKLGYQVGVRINIDVLNAQRQLYSTRRDLSRARYDTIMNGLRLKAASGSLREADLVPVNNLLEH; this is encoded by the coding sequence ATGCAGAAACCCCTGATCGCCGCGCTGATCGCCAGCGCTTTTGTTTCGTTCAACGCCCACGCGGCCGACCTGATCCAGGTCTACCAGCAAGCGTTGGCGAACGATGCCGTGTACGCCAGCGCGCGTGCATCGCTGGCGGCAGGGCGCGAGCGGGTTCCGCAGGGACGCGCCGGCTTGCTGCCGACCGTTGGCGCGAGCGGCAGCTATTCGCGCGTCGACAATTCGAACGACCCGTTCAATGTCGGCTCGACCGTCACCTCGCCGGTCACCGGCCAGCCAACGGTGGTGCGTGGCTCGGCCGCCAATTACAACAGCAACCAGTACACGCTGTCGCTGTCGCAGCCGCTGTTCCGCTGGGACCGTTTCGAGGCGTACGAGCAGAGCAAGCTGGCGCAGGCCATCAGCGAGGCGCAGTTCGCCCAGGCGCAGCAGGACCTGATCACGCGCGTGTCGCAGGCTTACTTCGACGTGCTGGCGGCGCAGGACACGCTCGAATCGACCCGCGCGCAGAAGACCGCGACCACCGAGCAGCTGGCGTCGGCCAAGCGCAATTTTGAAGTCGGCACCCAGACCATCACCGATACGCACGAAGCGCAGGCCGCGTACGACCTGGTGGTGGCGCAGGAGTTTGCGGCCGTGAACGACCTGGAAAACAAGAAGAGCGCGCTGCAGGCGATCATCGGCACGGCGCCGTCGATGCTGGCGCCGCTCAAGACCGGTGTGGCGCTGGCCGCGCCTCAGCCGGCCGCGATCGAGCCGTGGGTGTCGTCTGCCGAAAACCAGAACTACAGCGTGATGGTGTCCCAGCTGTCGCTGGAAACGGCCAAGCGCGAGATCAAGCGCAACCGCGCCGGACACTATCCGACCCTCGACCTGGTTGCCAGTTCGCTGCACATCAAGAACAGCGGCCAGACCCCGCAGTCGGGACTGACCGTCAACAACGCCATCGGCGTGCAGTGGAGTGTGCCGATCTTCAGCGGCTTTGCGGTGACCAGCAAGGTACGCGAGGCGATCGCGCTGGAAGACAAGGCGCGCAACGACCTCGAAAACACGCGCCGCACCGCCGCCCAGGCGGCGCGCCAGTCCTACCTCGGCGTCAACAGCGGCCTGGCGCAGGTCAAGGCGCTGGAAGCGGCGGAGATCTCGAGCCAGTCGGCGCTCGATTCGAACAAGCTGGGTTACCAGGTCGGGGTGCGGATCAACATCGACGTGCTCAATGCGCAGCGCCAGCTGTATTCGACCCGCCGCGATTTATCGCGTGCGCGTTACGACACGATCATGAATGGCTTGCGCCTGAAGGCCGCATCCGGCTCGCTGCGTGAGGCGGACCTGGTGCCGGTGAATAATCTGCTGGAGCACTAA
- a CDS encoding rhodanese-like domain-containing protein gives MQHVTAPELAAWLNDAARPRPKLLDVREQWEYDTCHIDGSTLIAMHTIPARIEELDEDDEIVCICHHGARSMQVAAFLERHGFDKVTNLTGGIHAWAMQVDGTMPKY, from the coding sequence ATGCAGCATGTGACCGCCCCCGAGCTGGCCGCGTGGCTCAATGACGCCGCGCGGCCGCGCCCGAAGCTGCTCGACGTGCGCGAGCAGTGGGAGTACGACACCTGCCATATCGACGGGTCGACGCTGATCGCGATGCACACGATCCCGGCGCGCATCGAGGAGCTCGATGAGGACGACGAAATCGTCTGCATCTGCCACCACGGCGCGCGCAGCATGCAGGTCGCTGCCTTTTTGGAGCGCCACGGGTTTGACAAGGTAACGAATTTGACGGGCGGGATTCACGCCTGGGCCATGCAGGTCGACGGCACGATGCCGAAGTACTGA
- a CDS encoding protein-L-isoaspartate O-methyltransferase → MNIEQARFNMIEQQIRPWNVLDQDVLDALVVVKREQFVPEACKNLAFVDTEIPLPGGEAMFTPKLEARLLQEVQLKKHETVLEIGAGSGYMAALLAHKGRQVTTVEILPELKAMAEANLARAGVTNATVELGNGAQGWANGAPFDVIVISGALEVLPEAFLKQVKVGGRIAAIIGQAPVMSCNIITRVSETAYDTVKVFETNVKYLAAATTPSHFTF, encoded by the coding sequence ATGAATATTGAACAAGCCCGCTTTAACATGATTGAACAGCAGATCCGCCCGTGGAACGTGCTGGACCAGGACGTGCTCGACGCGCTGGTGGTGGTCAAGCGCGAACAGTTCGTGCCGGAAGCCTGCAAGAACCTGGCGTTCGTCGACACCGAGATCCCGCTGCCCGGCGGCGAGGCGATGTTCACGCCGAAGCTGGAAGCGCGCCTGCTGCAGGAAGTGCAACTGAAAAAACACGAGACCGTGCTGGAAATCGGCGCCGGTTCGGGCTACATGGCCGCGCTGCTGGCGCACAAGGGCCGCCAGGTCACCACCGTCGAGATCCTGCCGGAACTCAAAGCGATGGCCGAAGCGAACCTGGCCAGGGCCGGCGTGACCAACGCCACGGTCGAACTGGGCAATGGCGCGCAGGGCTGGGCCAACGGTGCGCCGTTCGACGTGATCGTCATTTCGGGCGCGCTGGAAGTGCTGCCGGAAGCCTTCCTCAAGCAGGTCAAGGTGGGCGGACGGATCGCGGCGATCATCGGCCAGGCGCCTGTGATGTCGTGCAACATCATCACCCGTGTGTCGGAAACGGCGTATGACACGGTCAAGGTGTTCGAAACCAACGTCAAATACCTGGCGGCGGCGACGACTCCTTCGCACTTCACGTTTTAA
- a CDS encoding TetR/AcrR family transcriptional regulator, with the protein MQCPYDTKPRWERRKEARPQELLAAALDLFVERGFASTRLEDVARRAGVSKGTLYLYFTNKEELFKAVVRDSIVPVIGAAEDSIAGFEGHSADLLRSVIVNWWQRLGATKASGIPKLMMAEAANFPDIASFYQEEVIARGTRMIAGLLERAVARGEFRPVNVQITTQVLIAPMLMLMTWKHSVGPCDQCNLDPLAFLDAFLDMALHGLVPPN; encoded by the coding sequence ATGCAATGCCCGTATGACACCAAGCCGCGCTGGGAACGGCGCAAAGAGGCGCGCCCGCAGGAATTGCTGGCCGCGGCGCTCGACCTGTTCGTCGAGCGCGGCTTCGCGTCGACCCGGCTGGAAGACGTTGCCCGGCGCGCCGGCGTGTCCAAGGGCACCCTGTACCTGTATTTCACCAACAAGGAAGAGCTGTTCAAGGCGGTGGTGCGCGACAGCATCGTGCCGGTCATCGGCGCGGCCGAGGACAGCATCGCCGGCTTCGAAGGCCATTCCGCCGACCTGCTGCGCAGCGTGATCGTCAACTGGTGGCAGCGCCTGGGCGCGACCAAGGCATCGGGCATTCCCAAGCTGATGATGGCCGAAGCGGCCAATTTCCCCGACATTGCCAGCTTCTACCAGGAAGAAGTCATCGCCCGCGGCACACGCATGATCGCCGGCCTGCTCGAGCGTGCCGTCGCGCGCGGCGAGTTCCGCCCGGTCAACGTCCAGATCACCACCCAGGTGCTGATCGCCCCGATGCTCATGCTGATGACCTGGAAGCACTCGGTCGGCCCCTGCGACCAGTGCAACCTCGACCCGCTGGCCTTTCTCGACGCCTTCCTCGACATGGCGCTGCACGGCCTGGTGCCCCCGAATTGA
- a CDS encoding YkgJ family cysteine cluster protein encodes MTASPDSIHCRPGCGACCTAPSISSPIPGMPKGKPAGVRCVQLDDANGCNIFGQPGRPAVCASLQPSREMCGDSREQAMFYLAELDRLTS; translated from the coding sequence ATGACCGCCTCCCCCGATTCCATCCACTGCCGCCCCGGCTGCGGCGCCTGCTGCACCGCCCCGTCGATCAGCTCGCCGATTCCCGGCATGCCTAAGGGCAAGCCGGCCGGCGTGCGCTGCGTCCAGCTCGACGACGCGAACGGCTGCAATATTTTTGGGCAGCCTGGCCGGCCCGCGGTATGCGCCAGCCTGCAGCCGTCGCGCGAGATGTGCGGCGACTCGCGCGAGCAGGCGATGTTTTATCTGGCCGAACTGGATCGCCTCACATCCTGA
- a CDS encoding undecaprenyl-diphosphate phosphatase — MDIILAIKAIIMGLVEGFTEFLPISSTGHLIVAGSLLNFTGEKIKVFEIAIQAGAILAVIWEYHKRIGAVLAGLTSDPKQQKFAINLIVAFLPAAVLGLFFSKMIKAHLFAPVPVALAFIIGGFIILWVENRNKDRHDTARIQSVDDMTILDAFKIGCAQAFALIPGTSRSGATIIGGMLFGLSRKAATEFSFFLAIPTLLAATVYSVYKERALLSMADLPLFGIGGIAAFVSAFLCVRWLLRYISSHDFTIFAWYRIVFGIVIVATSYYGLVSWAE, encoded by the coding sequence ATGGATATCATTCTCGCGATCAAAGCGATCATCATGGGCCTGGTCGAAGGCTTCACCGAATTCCTGCCGATCTCCTCGACCGGCCACCTGATCGTGGCGGGCAGCCTGCTCAACTTCACCGGCGAAAAAATCAAGGTCTTCGAAATCGCAATCCAGGCCGGCGCCATCCTCGCCGTGATCTGGGAGTACCACAAGCGCATCGGCGCCGTCCTCGCCGGCCTGACCAGCGACCCGAAACAGCAGAAATTCGCCATCAACCTGATCGTCGCCTTCCTGCCGGCCGCCGTCCTCGGCCTGTTCTTCAGCAAGATGATCAAGGCGCACCTGTTCGCGCCGGTGCCGGTGGCGCTGGCCTTCATCATCGGCGGCTTCATCATCCTGTGGGTCGAAAACCGCAACAAGGATCGCCACGATACGGCCCGCATCCAGTCGGTCGACGACATGACGATTCTCGATGCCTTCAAGATCGGCTGCGCGCAAGCGTTCGCGCTGATCCCGGGCACCAGCCGCTCGGGCGCCACCATCATCGGCGGCATGCTGTTCGGCCTGTCGCGCAAGGCGGCCACCGAATTCTCGTTCTTCCTCGCGATCCCGACCCTGCTGGCGGCGACCGTGTATTCGGTCTACAAGGAACGCGCGCTGCTGTCGATGGCCGACCTGCCGCTGTTCGGCATCGGCGGCATCGCCGCCTTCGTGTCCGCCTTCCTGTGCGTGCGCTGGCTGCTGCGTTATATCAGCTCGCACGACTTCACCATTTTCGCCTGGTATCGCATCGTGTTCGGCATCGTGATCGTCGCCACTTCGTATTACGGATTGGTCTCCTGGGCGGAATGA
- the recQ gene encoding DNA helicase RecQ, with translation MSSDIGARALEQLQTVFGYPAFRGQQGDIVEHVASGGDALVLMPTGGGKSLCYQIPALLRDGVGVVVSPLIALMQDQVDALAEVGVRAAFLNSTQTFEESMRIERLVRTGEIDLVYVAPERLMTQRCLDLFESSKIALFAIDEAHCVSQWGHDFRPEYIKLSILHERFPDVPRIALTATADHQTRAEIALRLQLEDARQFVSSFDRPNIRYQIVEKANGRKQLLDFITTEHGGDAGIVYCLSRKKVEETAEFLNENGIRALAYHAGMEHPKRAANQARFLREDAIVMCATIAFGMGIDKPDVRFVCHLDLPKSIEGYYQETGRAGRDGLPASAWMAYGLQDVVLQRRMIDESDADETFKRVLSMKLDSMLGLCETLSCRRTRLLDYFGERSGPCGNCDTCLIPPVSFDGTVPVQKLLSTIYRVDQRFAAGHVIDVLRGVSSERITQWHHDSLSVYGIGAERTEAEWRAILRQAIALGLVTVDHEVYSSLKLTDAARPVLKGGQKVQLRQYQKPVKQKRPASASKGHIEMELSKSEQEIFEKLRWWRVETARAHGVPAYVVFQDATLREIAKVKPTSLDDLRGVTGVGEKKLVSYGDEIVALISQML, from the coding sequence ATGAGTAGCGACATCGGCGCGCGCGCCCTCGAACAACTGCAGACCGTGTTCGGCTACCCAGCCTTCCGCGGTCAGCAGGGCGACATCGTCGAACACGTCGCCAGCGGCGGCGACGCGCTGGTGCTGATGCCGACCGGCGGCGGCAAGTCGCTGTGCTACCAGATCCCCGCGCTGCTGCGCGACGGCGTCGGCGTGGTCGTCTCGCCGCTGATCGCGCTGATGCAGGACCAGGTCGATGCGCTGGCCGAAGTGGGCGTGCGCGCCGCCTTCCTGAACTCGACCCAGACGTTCGAAGAGTCGATGCGCATCGAGCGCCTGGTGCGCACCGGCGAGATCGACCTGGTCTACGTTGCGCCCGAACGCCTGATGACGCAGCGCTGCCTCGACCTGTTCGAGTCGTCGAAGATCGCGCTATTCGCGATCGACGAGGCGCACTGCGTCTCGCAATGGGGCCACGACTTCCGGCCCGAGTACATCAAGCTGTCGATCCTGCACGAGCGCTTCCCCGACGTGCCGCGCATCGCGCTGACCGCGACCGCCGACCACCAGACCCGCGCCGAAATCGCGCTGCGCCTGCAACTGGAGGACGCGCGCCAGTTCGTGTCGTCGTTCGACCGGCCGAATATCCGCTACCAGATCGTCGAGAAGGCCAACGGCCGCAAGCAGCTGCTCGACTTCATCACCACCGAGCATGGCGGCGACGCCGGCATCGTGTACTGCCTGTCGCGCAAGAAGGTCGAGGAGACCGCCGAATTCCTCAACGAGAACGGCATCCGCGCGCTGGCCTACCACGCCGGCATGGAGCATCCGAAACGCGCCGCCAACCAGGCCCGCTTCCTGCGCGAGGACGCCATCGTGATGTGCGCGACGATCGCCTTCGGCATGGGCATCGACAAGCCGGACGTGCGCTTCGTCTGCCACCTCGACCTCCCGAAAAGCATCGAGGGCTATTACCAGGAGACCGGACGCGCGGGCCGCGACGGCCTGCCCGCTTCGGCCTGGATGGCGTACGGCTTGCAGGACGTGGTGCTGCAGCGCCGGATGATCGACGAATCCGACGCCGACGAAACGTTCAAGCGCGTGCTGTCGATGAAGCTCGACTCGATGCTCGGCCTGTGCGAGACCTTGAGCTGCCGGCGCACCCGCCTGCTCGACTATTTCGGCGAGCGTTCCGGCCCGTGCGGCAACTGCGACACCTGCCTGATTCCGCCGGTGTCGTTCGACGGCACCGTGCCGGTGCAAAAACTGCTGTCGACGATCTACCGGGTCGACCAGCGCTTCGCCGCCGGCCACGTGATCGACGTGCTGCGCGGCGTGTCGTCGGAGCGCATCACGCAATGGCACCACGATTCGCTGTCGGTGTACGGCATCGGCGCCGAGCGCACCGAGGCGGAGTGGCGCGCGATCCTGCGCCAGGCCATCGCGCTCGGCCTGGTGACGGTGGACCACGAGGTCTACAGCTCGCTGAAACTGACCGACGCGGCGCGGCCCGTCCTGAAGGGCGGGCAGAAGGTGCAGCTGCGCCAGTACCAGAAGCCGGTCAAGCAGAAGCGTCCTGCCAGTGCTTCCAAAGGGCATATCGAGATGGAGCTGTCGAAGTCCGAACAGGAGATCTTCGAGAAGCTGCGCTGGTGGCGTGTCGAGACCGCGCGCGCCCACGGCGTGCCGGCCTACGTCGTGTTCCAGGACGCCACCTTGCGCGAGATCGCCAAGGTCAAGCCGACCTCCCTCGACGACCTGCGCGGCGTCACCGGCGTGGGCGAGAAAAAGCTGGTGTCCTACGGCGACGAGATCGTCGCGCTGATCAGCCAGATGCTGTAA
- a CDS encoding LytTR family DNA-binding domain-containing protein encodes MTRVLIAEDEPLMRERLLAMLPTVWPDAQVVMVAENGNDAWDGFLEHEPDVAFLDIRMPGLSGLEVAERIGKLAHVVFVTAYDQYAVDAFDAGAVDYLLKPVEADRLQKAVARLREKLTARPADLGDILHHLKAALPGPAREPMKWIKASIGRQIRLIDVDQVLFFQSDTKYTRVVLAEFEALVRIPLKDLLGGLDPARFWQIHRGTMVNVNAIEAVEKVDAERLQVLLRGSDERLTVSRTFAHLFRD; translated from the coding sequence ATGACCAGGGTGCTGATCGCTGAAGATGAGCCGCTGATGCGCGAGCGCCTGCTGGCGATGCTGCCCACCGTGTGGCCCGACGCCCAAGTGGTGATGGTGGCGGAAAACGGCAATGACGCCTGGGACGGCTTTCTCGAACACGAGCCGGACGTCGCCTTCCTCGACATACGCATGCCCGGCCTGTCGGGCCTCGAAGTGGCCGAGCGCATCGGCAAGCTGGCGCATGTGGTCTTCGTCACCGCCTACGACCAGTATGCGGTCGACGCCTTCGACGCCGGCGCGGTGGACTACCTGCTCAAGCCCGTCGAGGCGGATCGCTTGCAGAAGGCGGTGGCGCGCCTCCGGGAGAAGCTCACTGCGCGGCCGGCAGACCTGGGCGACATCCTGCATCACCTGAAAGCAGCGCTGCCTGGGCCGGCGCGCGAGCCGATGAAGTGGATCAAGGCCAGCATCGGCCGGCAGATCCGGCTGATCGACGTGGACCAGGTGCTGTTCTTCCAGTCGGACACCAAGTACACGCGCGTGGTGCTGGCCGAGTTCGAAGCGCTGGTGCGCATTCCATTGAAGGATTTGCTGGGCGGGCTCGATCCGGCGCGCTTCTGGCAGATCCACCGCGGCACCATGGTCAACGTGAACGCCATCGAGGCGGTGGAAAAGGTCGATGCGGAGCGGCTGCAGGTGCTGCTGCGCGGGAGCGACGAGCGGTTGACCGTCAGCCGCACCTTCGCGCACCTGTTCAGGGACTGA
- a CDS encoding sensor histidine kinase → MFRAIVNWYREWEQEQFKVLADPAFAAQTAPGYRRHLANALARLSDIEREQLLEFSLKYRGWRLIAAIARLAVGFTLAGAVLHVVVPRLSWIAAIGVVNVMGFAIAAGLVAVWFNYRRNNCRSQNGTGMMLFVIGLALAMVGFLIKFQHLTVNEALFDTFPGGMLVGALVAALLVGIPLRLIVVMRNRQHEARTVQLRQDAERDRLARELSESQLRLLRAQIEPHFLFNTLGAVQQLAEKDAPRAAELTASLITFLRASLSEMRSDQATLRKEFALVEAYLTVMKARLGERLRFTLDLPESLAGLAVPSMIVLTLAENAIKHGIEPSLRGGEVSVRAQRRDGVVSIQVEDSGIGLGIQPGAGLGLENARNRLLLAHGAAASVTLHEAPQGVVAEIIIPSEAAGK, encoded by the coding sequence ATGTTTCGCGCAATCGTGAATTGGTATCGGGAGTGGGAACAGGAGCAGTTCAAGGTGCTTGCCGATCCCGCGTTCGCGGCGCAAACGGCGCCAGGTTATCGCAGGCATCTGGCCAATGCGCTGGCGCGCCTGTCCGACATCGAACGCGAGCAACTGCTTGAGTTCTCGCTCAAATATCGCGGCTGGCGCCTGATCGCCGCCATTGCCCGGCTGGCCGTGGGATTCACTCTGGCTGGCGCAGTGCTGCATGTTGTCGTGCCGCGCCTGAGCTGGATCGCCGCGATCGGCGTCGTCAACGTGATGGGATTCGCGATCGCTGCCGGCCTGGTGGCGGTGTGGTTCAACTATCGCCGAAACAACTGCCGAAGCCAGAACGGCACAGGGATGATGCTGTTCGTGATCGGCCTGGCGCTCGCGATGGTCGGTTTTCTGATCAAGTTCCAGCACCTGACGGTCAACGAGGCCTTGTTTGACACCTTCCCCGGCGGGATGCTGGTCGGCGCATTGGTCGCGGCCCTGCTGGTCGGCATTCCCCTCAGGCTGATCGTCGTCATGCGTAACCGCCAGCACGAAGCGCGCACCGTGCAATTGCGGCAGGACGCCGAGCGCGACCGCCTGGCGCGCGAATTGAGCGAGTCGCAACTGCGGCTGCTGCGCGCACAGATCGAGCCGCACTTCCTGTTCAACACCCTCGGCGCGGTGCAGCAGCTGGCCGAAAAAGATGCCCCGCGCGCCGCCGAACTGACGGCCAGTCTGATCACCTTCCTGCGCGCCAGCCTGAGCGAAATGCGCAGCGACCAGGCCACGCTGCGCAAGGAGTTTGCGCTGGTCGAAGCCTATCTCACAGTGATGAAGGCCAGGCTGGGCGAGCGCCTGCGCTTCACCCTCGACCTGCCCGAATCGCTGGCCGGGCTGGCCGTGCCGAGCATGATCGTGCTGACGCTGGCCGAAAACGCCATCAAGCACGGCATCGAGCCTTCGCTGCGCGGCGGCGAGGTCTCGGTCCGGGCGCAGCGGCGCGACGGCGTCGTGTCGATTCAGGTGGAGGACTCCGGCATCGGCCTGGGCATCCAGCCCGGCGCCGGGCTTGGCCTGGAAAACGCCCGCAACCGCCTGCTGCTGGCCCACGGTGCAGCGGCCAGCGTGACGCTGCACGAGGCGCCGCAGGGCGTGGTGGCCGAGATCATCATCCCGAGCGAGGCGGCCGGCAAATGA